One genomic segment of Desulfomicrobium sp. ZS1 includes these proteins:
- a CDS encoding ABC transporter permease produces the protein MNTRGVANGRGDFFAALPGRVFHVWLMASCVLVLLFIVAPLARTVVSPDAHRMWETLRDTDVLRSVGLSMGASAMAALLALIFGTPLAYVLARKEFAGKKIVESLIDLPIMIPHPVIGIAFLTLAGRGNWFGRLLGSMGIEIMGTVTGITVVLFFVGLPFYINTAKAGFESVPPRLEKVSRSLGAGPGATFFRVTLPLCRRAMLVGMIMCMARALSEFGAVVIVAYHPMIAPVLMFERFTAYGLTYSQPVAVILIVLSLLFFFALRVVSRPRRRHA, from the coding sequence ATGAATACACGCGGCGTCGCGAATGGCCGGGGAGATTTCTTTGCAGCTCTCCCCGGCCGCGTCTTTCATGTCTGGCTTATGGCCTCGTGCGTGCTGGTGCTCCTTTTCATCGTCGCCCCTCTGGCCAGAACAGTGGTTTCTCCCGATGCGCATCGGATGTGGGAGACTCTGCGTGACACGGATGTGCTGCGTTCCGTGGGGCTGTCCATGGGCGCCTCGGCCATGGCCGCGCTGCTGGCCCTGATTTTCGGTACGCCCCTGGCCTATGTCCTGGCCCGCAAGGAGTTTGCGGGCAAGAAGATCGTCGAGAGTCTCATCGATCTTCCGATCATGATCCCGCATCCGGTCATCGGCATCGCCTTTCTGACCCTGGCCGGGCGGGGCAACTGGTTTGGCCGGTTGCTCGGGAGCATGGGGATCGAGATCATGGGCACGGTCACGGGCATCACCGTGGTGCTCTTTTTCGTGGGCCTGCCCTTTTACATCAATACGGCCAAGGCCGGTTTCGAGAGCGTGCCCCCGCGCCTGGAAAAAGTTTCCCGCTCGCTTGGAGCCGGTCCCGGCGCGACCTTTTTCCGCGTGACCCTGCCCCTGTGCCGCCGCGCCATGTTGGTCGGCATGATCATGTGCATGGCCCGGGCCCTAAGCGAGTTCGGGGCCGTGGTCATCGTCGCCTATCACCCCATGATCGCCCCGGTGCTTATGTTCGAGCGTTTCACCGCCTATGGGCTCACGTATTCCCAGCCCGTGGCCGTGATCCTCATCGTGCTCAGCCTGCTGTTCTTTTTTGCCTTGCGGGTTGTTTCCCGGCCCCGAAGGAGGCACGCATGA